In the Elizabethkingia bruuniana genome, CTGGCAGATAGAGCCTTTTTGGATAGAATTTGTCCGAAGAAACCTGCCAATAAAGAATCTGCCTGGTCATCTGATTGGGAAAAGATTAATGCAAATATCGGATATGCACGTCGGAAACCGCTTTGACTGGAATTTTTTGATTGAAGTTTTTCAGGAGGCAAAAGCTTTCAACCCCGATTTTGTAGTATACACAGGCGATTACGTGAGTTGGGAAAACGAAATACAGTATACACAACTTCATGAAGTGATGAAACATGCTGTATTAGGGAATATTGCAACTTTCGGAATACTGGGGAACCATGATTACGGATTCAACTGGAGTGAGCCTGATGTCGCTATGAACATTTGTGATATTATGAAAAACTCAGGAATCCAGATGTTGAACAATGCACAAGCAGAAATTTCAGGTCTGAATTTTATAGGTTTTGATGATTTATGGTCTCCAAAATTTGATCCGCTTCGTGTGATGAAAGATTATGATGAGACAAAAGCAAATCTGGTTTTATGCCATAATCCTGATGTATGTGACCTCGATGTATGGAATGGATACAAAGGATGGATTCTCAGTGGACATACACATGGCGGACAATGCCGGATTCCGGGAGTTATTACACCAGTTCTGCCAGTCAGA is a window encoding:
- a CDS encoding metallophosphoesterase; its protein translation is MNRKTFIKRLLQVSAIGALPVLYSWQIEPFWIEFVRRNLPIKNLPGHLIGKRLMQISDMHVGNRFDWNFLIEVFQEAKAFNPDFVVYTGDYVSWENEIQYTQLHEVMKHAVLGNIATFGILGNHDYGFNWSEPDVAMNICDIMKNSGIQMLNNAQAEISGLNFIGFDDLWSPKFDPLRVMKDYDETKANLVLCHNPDVCDLDVWNGYKGWILSGHTHGGQCRIPGVITPVLPVRNKKYISGEIDLQDGRILYINRAIGHSRQVRFMVRPEITIFTLTQT